The proteins below are encoded in one region of Phaseolus vulgaris cultivar G19833 chromosome 1, P. vulgaris v2.0, whole genome shotgun sequence:
- the LOC137815184 gene encoding protein MIZU-KUSSEI 1-like, which translates to MAYIATTVGGSTVTTVDCQKQVRSWRLLRSIMELLIPTCNCTFFLQEQGQLQKYPQQQQQLMTCSTITGTIFGYRKGKVSFCIQANSNSSNPILLLELAVPTSVLAKEMRGGTLRIVLESSTCNNSNNNNLFSTPLWSMYCNGRKVGYAVKRRPSNGDFEALSLMSSVAVGTGVINSCKELQHQEDELMYLRANFQRVRGSSNSESFHLIDPEGSIGQELSIFFFRSK; encoded by the coding sequence atggcCTACATCGCCACCACGGTTGGTGGCAGCACCGTCACCACAGTAGATTGCCAGAAACAAGTAAGATCATGGAGGCTACTACGCTCCATCATGGAGCTTCTAATCCCCACTTGCAACTGCACCTTCTTCCTCCAAGAACAGGGCCAATTACAAAAGTATCCACAACAACAGCAACAACTCATGACTTGCTCCACAATCACTGGAACTATCTTTGGATACCGCAAAGGAAAGGTCAGCTTTTGCATCCAGGCTAATTCCAACTCAAGCAACCCAATTCTGCTGCTAGAGTTGGCAGTTCCAACAAGCGTTTTGGCTAAGGAAATGAGAGGGGGAACTCTCAGAATTGTGCTAGAGAGTTCAACATGTAACAACAGCAACAACAATAATCTTTTTTCCACACCCCTTTGGAGCATGTACTGCAATGGGAGGAAAGTGGGGTATGCTGTTAAGCGTAGGCCTTCAAATGGTGACTTTGAAGCACTGAGTTTGATGAGTTCTGTTGCTGTAGGGACTGGTGTTATAAACAGTTGCAAGGAACTGCAGCATCAAGAGGACGAGCTTATGTACCTCAGAGCCAATTTTCAGAGGGTTCGTGGCTCCTCCAATTCTGAATCTTTTCATTTGATTGACCCAGAAGGAAGCATTGGCCAAGAGCTTAGCATTTTCTTTTTCAGGTCCAAGTGA